One Nostoc sp. UHCC 0302 DNA window includes the following coding sequences:
- a CDS encoding DUF3288 family protein, translating into MTNTTGSKDQQHPLYNRDRPLIDILLSQEPTDYNLAELARLRIRYLGFPGARDIQKDLDKVLQQWGLTEAELYERTRQLHNLGGIYKSRGKKEEQDWN; encoded by the coding sequence ATGACAAATACAACCGGAAGTAAAGACCAACAGCACCCTCTTTACAATCGCGATCGCCCCCTTATTGATATTTTACTCTCTCAAGAGCCGACAGACTACAACTTAGCTGAATTGGCTAGATTGCGAATCCGTTATTTAGGCTTTCCAGGCGCGAGAGACATCCAAAAAGACTTGGATAAAGTTTTGCAACAGTGGGGTTTAACAGAAGCCGAGCTTTATGAGAGAACTCGCCAACTTCATAACCTGGGAGGGATTTACAAAAGTCGCGGGAAGAAAGAAGAGCAAGACTGGAATTAA
- a CDS encoding TIGR04283 family arsenosugar biosynthesis glycosyltransferase → MSRDTSAVRISIIIPTLNEARNIKEAITTTQPSTNIEVIVVDGGSQDSTVEIVQSLGIKIISSSPGRAAQMNAGAVAASGYILLFLHADTRLPTGFDVMIRTAIQKPSIVAGAFKLRIDASLLSLRWVELGVNWRSQFCQMPYGDQAIFLTKQVFQQVGGFPDLPIMEDFELIRRLRRTGRIVILPVAVVTSARRWLQKGVLKTTLLNQIVITAYLLGVSPQRIRSWYRREKFKRI, encoded by the coding sequence ATGAGCCGTGATACTAGTGCTGTCAGAATTTCGATTATTATTCCGACTCTTAATGAAGCGAGAAATATCAAAGAAGCAATTACAACTACCCAACCCAGCACAAATATAGAGGTGATTGTAGTCGATGGTGGTTCTCAAGACAGCACAGTAGAAATCGTTCAATCATTAGGTATAAAAATTATTTCTTCATCTCCTGGTCGTGCTGCTCAAATGAATGCGGGTGCTGTAGCTGCTAGCGGTTATATACTGCTGTTTCTCCATGCAGATACTCGTTTACCGACTGGATTTGATGTCATGATTCGCACAGCGATACAAAAGCCTAGTATTGTGGCAGGTGCGTTTAAGTTGCGAATTGATGCATCGCTGTTGAGTTTGCGATGGGTGGAGTTGGGAGTTAATTGGCGATCGCAATTTTGCCAAATGCCCTACGGTGACCAAGCAATTTTTTTAACAAAACAGGTATTTCAACAAGTTGGCGGTTTTCCCGACTTGCCAATTATGGAAGACTTTGAACTCATACGTCGTTTAAGACGCACTGGCAGGATTGTAATTCTACCCGTTGCAGTTGTCACCTCAGCCCGGAGATGGTTGCAAAAGGGAGTGTTGAAAACTACCCTACTTAATCAAATAGTAATTACTGCTTATTTACTCGGTGTTTCACCTCAGCGAATTCGTAGCTGGTATCGCCGGGAAAAATTTAAGAGAATTTAA
- a CDS encoding TVP38/TMEM64 family protein: MRKSKLKSQFKLLLLSCVIATLIISAKYFNVHGLLETSVIWVNSLGSFGPIAYIFIYNLTTVLFIPGSLLTLKGGCLFGVFWGSVYVLIAAIIGATLAFLIGRYLSRDWVSQQIGKHPKFKAIDLAVAKEGWKIVLLTRLSPIFPFNLLNYAFGVTQVSLKDYILGSIGIIPGTVMYVYIGSLATDLAMINTPHQPTTPETQIWQWVMRVIGLIATIAVTIYITKIAKKALTESVATVEITQAQNNNNKN, encoded by the coding sequence ATGAGGAAGAGTAAATTAAAATCCCAGTTCAAACTGCTACTGTTGAGTTGCGTAATTGCCACCTTAATAATTTCTGCCAAATACTTTAACGTTCACGGACTTTTAGAGACCTCAGTTATTTGGGTCAACAGTCTTGGTTCCTTCGGCCCCATCGCCTACATATTCATCTATAACTTGACTACAGTACTTTTTATACCAGGTTCCCTGCTAACGCTCAAAGGCGGTTGTTTGTTTGGCGTCTTTTGGGGTTCAGTATATGTGTTAATTGCTGCAATAATTGGAGCAACCTTAGCTTTTCTCATCGGACGCTACTTATCGCGGGATTGGGTTTCCCAACAGATTGGCAAACATCCTAAATTTAAAGCAATTGATTTAGCAGTTGCCAAAGAGGGATGGAAAATTGTCTTATTAACTCGCCTGTCACCCATCTTTCCCTTCAACTTATTAAATTATGCTTTTGGTGTGACGCAAGTTTCCCTCAAAGACTATATCTTAGGTTCCATTGGCATCATTCCAGGCACTGTGATGTACGTTTACATCGGTTCCTTAGCCACTGACCTTGCAATGATTAACACGCCTCATCAGCCAACCACCCCAGAAACTCAAATCTGGCAATGGGTAATGCGAGTAATTGGCTTGATTGCCACCATTGCCGTCACTATTTATATTACAAAAATTGCCAAAAAAGCTCTAACTGAAAGTGTAGCAACAGTAGAAATCACCCAAGCTCAAAACAATAACAACAAGAATTAA
- a CDS encoding TVP38/TMEM64 family protein, which yields MKNQSYYQILKEYFSLSILILLAFSLAFLLNTDFALAQESTNSNSFNPQTLLRNALQWIDSLGAAGDLAFIALYIIAAVAFLPGSILTLGAGVVFGIFWGSLYVFVGATLGATAAFLVGRYLARNWVALKIADNKKFAAIDQAVGREGLKIVLLTRLSPIFPFNLLNYAFGITGVSLKDYFMGSIGMIPGTIMYVYLGSLAGNLARIGTEAQPTNPTVQWAIRILGFIATVTVTIYITRIAQKALEEEVINN from the coding sequence ATGAAAAATCAATCTTATTACCAAATATTAAAGGAGTATTTCAGCCTAAGTATATTAATACTACTAGCATTTAGCTTAGCTTTTCTGCTAAACACAGACTTTGCCCTCGCACAAGAATCCACCAATTCCAATTCTTTCAATCCCCAAACACTTTTACGCAATGCCTTGCAATGGATTGATAGCCTTGGTGCAGCTGGAGATTTGGCCTTTATTGCACTTTACATTATTGCCGCGGTTGCATTCTTACCAGGCTCTATTCTTACCTTGGGAGCAGGTGTTGTCTTTGGTATATTTTGGGGTTCATTGTACGTATTTGTTGGTGCAACCCTGGGGGCTACCGCTGCATTTCTCGTCGGACGTTATTTAGCAAGGAATTGGGTTGCGCTTAAAATCGCAGATAACAAAAAATTTGCTGCTATTGACCAAGCTGTTGGCAGAGAAGGATTAAAAATTGTTCTGTTAACGCGACTATCACCGATATTTCCTTTCAATTTGCTCAACTACGCCTTTGGCATCACAGGAGTTTCACTCAAAGATTACTTTATGGGTTCTATAGGCATGATTCCCGGAACCATCATGTACGTTTATCTTGGTTCCCTTGCTGGTAATCTTGCCAGAATTGGGACTGAGGCTCAACCCACCAATCCCACTGTCCAATGGGCAATTCGGATTCTGGGTTTTATTGCCACAGTCACCGTAACAATTTATATCACCCGTATTGCCCAGAAAGCTTTAGAAGAGGAAGTGATTAACAATTAA
- a CDS encoding mercuric reductase, with translation MSNSEFERVTVRPMDEYNQKLVSYVHPPNWENPLPADVYDLVVIGAGTAGLVVAAGAAGLDLGLKVALIEKHLMGGDCLNVGCVPSKTVIRSARVVGEIWNAKHFGINVPQHNIGVDFATVMARMRRIRADISPNDSAERFQKLGVDVFLGSGRFASKNTIEVGDKTLRFKKAVIATGARAAQLSIPGIEKAGYLTNETVFSLIQRPDRLAVIGGGPIGCEMAQAFRRLGSEVVLFHNGSHILNKEDAEAAEILQKVLMSEGIRVVLNSQLEEVVIVTEGKRLYFSSNGRRDSVTVNEILVGAGRAPNVEGLNLEAVGVEYDKRHGVKVNDYLQTTNPKIYAAGDICMNWKFTHAADAAARIVIKNTLFSPFGLGRSKLSSLVMPWVTYTDPEIAHVGISEQEAQKLGIEVTTIKIPFSSVDRAIADGEEFGFLKIHHKKGSDEILGATIVARHAGEMISEITTAIVGKLGLSKLSGVIHPYPTQAEAIKKAADSYRRTLLTSNTKRLLGFLTKLS, from the coding sequence ATGTCCAATTCTGAATTCGAGAGAGTCACAGTTCGCCCAATGGATGAGTATAACCAGAAGTTGGTATCTTATGTCCATCCGCCTAATTGGGAGAATCCTCTACCCGCTGATGTTTACGACTTGGTAGTCATTGGTGCTGGTACAGCGGGATTAGTGGTAGCAGCAGGTGCAGCGGGTCTCGATTTAGGCTTAAAAGTGGCATTAATTGAAAAGCATCTTATGGGTGGAGATTGCTTAAATGTTGGTTGCGTCCCATCTAAAACTGTTATCCGCTCAGCTCGCGTAGTCGGCGAAATCTGGAACGCCAAACACTTTGGGATTAACGTTCCACAACATAATATTGGAGTTGACTTTGCCACAGTCATGGCAAGGATGCGACGGATAAGAGCGGATATCAGCCCCAATGACTCAGCGGAGCGTTTTCAAAAGCTAGGGGTCGATGTCTTTTTGGGTAGCGGTCGGTTTGCAAGTAAAAATACTATAGAAGTTGGCGATAAAACTCTCCGGTTTAAAAAAGCCGTAATTGCTACCGGAGCTAGAGCCGCGCAACTCTCGATTCCAGGAATTGAAAAAGCGGGTTATCTTACCAACGAAACGGTTTTTTCGCTGATTCAACGACCAGACCGTTTGGCGGTAATTGGCGGTGGGCCAATTGGTTGCGAAATGGCGCAGGCTTTCCGGCGTTTGGGTAGTGAGGTGGTACTTTTCCATAACGGTTCTCACATTCTAAATAAAGAAGATGCTGAAGCTGCCGAAATTCTTCAAAAGGTCTTGATGAGCGAAGGAATTCGCGTCGTGTTGAATTCCCAATTAGAAGAGGTGGTAATTGTTACTGAAGGCAAACGGCTTTATTTTTCTTCTAATGGTCGCCGAGATTCTGTGACGGTAAACGAGATTTTAGTGGGTGCAGGACGTGCGCCGAATGTCGAAGGTCTGAATTTAGAAGCTGTTGGCGTGGAGTACGACAAGCGCCACGGTGTAAAGGTGAATGATTACCTGCAAACTACAAATCCCAAGATTTATGCAGCTGGTGATATCTGCATGAACTGGAAGTTTACCCATGCTGCTGATGCGGCGGCGCGGATTGTAATTAAGAATACACTGTTTTCTCCCTTTGGCTTGGGACGTTCTAAACTCAGTAGTTTGGTGATGCCGTGGGTAACTTACACTGACCCAGAAATCGCCCATGTAGGGATATCCGAACAGGAGGCGCAGAAGTTAGGTATTGAGGTGACGACAATTAAAATTCCTTTTAGTAGTGTAGACCGAGCGATCGCAGATGGTGAAGAATTCGGATTTCTCAAAATTCACCACAAAAAGGGGTCTGATGAAATTTTAGGTGCAACCATTGTCGCCCGTCATGCCGGTGAAATGATTTCGGAAATCACTACAGCAATTGTTGGTAAACTCGGTTTGAGTAAACTCAGTGGTGTAATTCATCCTTATCCCACTCAAGCTGAAGCGATTAAGAAAGCAGCAGATAGTTATCGCCGCACACTTTTAACATCAAATACTAAAAGACTTTTGGGGTTTTTGACAAAGCTTTCTTGA
- a CDS encoding SDR family oxidoreductase, with amino-acid sequence MQDKVILVVGATGGIGSALTRKLAPTGAKLVLAARDAVRLTTLANELPGTTLTVPVDITDPQQVDTLIEKAIAQFGQIDVLVNAAGAGILKPYNNLEPADLDKMLDINLKGSFYTTQAAAEEMQKRKSGHICNVVGILGKHSMAMAAAYSASKFGVVGFSKCMAEELKRFGIKFTLFYFGGVDSPFWDNVNLKVDRKKMLSPETAANAIFFALSAEPQAVPMEINIQPDSHLFF; translated from the coding sequence ATGCAGGATAAAGTTATTCTCGTTGTCGGTGCTACTGGCGGCATTGGTTCAGCTTTGACTCGTAAACTGGCTCCTACAGGGGCGAAATTGGTACTGGCAGCGAGAGATGCGGTTCGGTTAACAACACTCGCAAATGAGCTACCAGGGACAACATTGACTGTTCCCGTTGATATTACTGATCCGCAACAGGTAGACACTTTGATAGAAAAAGCGATCGCCCAATTCGGTCAAATTGATGTTTTGGTAAATGCAGCTGGTGCTGGCATCCTCAAGCCCTACAACAACCTGGAACCAGCTGATTTAGACAAGATGCTAGATATCAACTTAAAAGGTAGCTTCTACACCACGCAAGCGGCAGCTGAGGAGATGCAAAAGCGCAAGTCTGGTCATATTTGTAACGTGGTTGGAATTCTGGGTAAACATTCGATGGCGATGGCTGCGGCTTATTCTGCTTCCAAATTTGGTGTTGTCGGTTTTAGTAAGTGCATGGCCGAAGAACTCAAGCGTTTTGGTATCAAGTTCACGCTATTCTACTTTGGTGGGGTAGATTCTCCTTTCTGGGACAACGTGAACTTAAAGGTAGACCGAAAAAAAATGCTTAGTCCAGAAACTGCTGCCAATGCAATTTTCTTTGCTCTTTCTGCTGAACCGCAAGCTGTGCCTATGGAAATTAACATTCAACCTGATAGTCATCTGTTTTTCTAA
- a CDS encoding VOC family protein, protein MVKIDHIHFYVENAQVWRDWFVHHLGFEAIDSGITSVHTCTEVVKSGVVYFLLSSPILPTSPVAEFLSKHPPGVADVAFAVEDVADAIAQAQVYGAKILQPIQEHQIGDVSLKWSKIAAWGGLSHTLIERHSAGEAGEQGSRGAALLYDRLRVACFPGGVRLRSVTEGQGSRGEAILSSLPFPLAVPSSLSLTITAIDHIVLNVPAGDLERAVAWYENILDFQPQQMFKIKTDRSALHSQVMVSRNGNVQIPINEPASGNSQIQEFLDVNRGAGIQHIALKTTNIVSAIAQFRASGLSLLSVPQTYYKRLQQRPRLPLSSQEFEAIAQQEILVDWKEDTSPEAQQNVPLLLQIFTQPIFGQPTFFFEFIERRYQVQGFGEGNFRALVEAIESEQIKRDMRE, encoded by the coding sequence ATGGTAAAAATTGATCACATTCACTTCTATGTAGAAAATGCCCAAGTGTGGCGGGATTGGTTTGTACACCATCTCGGTTTTGAAGCAATAGACAGTGGCATTACTTCGGTTCACACTTGCACGGAAGTGGTGAAAAGTGGTGTTGTCTACTTTTTACTATCTTCGCCAATTTTGCCCACAAGTCCCGTGGCTGAGTTTCTAAGTAAGCATCCACCTGGTGTAGCGGATGTTGCTTTCGCTGTTGAAGATGTGGCAGATGCGATCGCTCAGGCTCAAGTCTATGGTGCTAAAATCCTCCAACCCATTCAGGAACATCAAATAGGTGATGTGTCCCTAAAGTGGAGCAAAATTGCCGCCTGGGGCGGGCTGAGTCATACGTTGATAGAAAGGCACTCTGCGGGGGAAGCAGGGGAGCAGGGAAGCAGGGGAGCAGCACTTCTCTACGATAGGCTGCGCGTAGCTTGCTTCCCCGGAGGAGTACGGCTACGCTCAGTGACCGAGGGGCAGGGAAGCAGGGGGGAAGCGATTCTGTCTTCTCTCCCCTTTCCCCTTGCCGTTCCCTCTTCCCTTTCCCTCACGATTACTGCGATAGATCATATAGTACTGAATGTGCCAGCAGGGGATTTAGAGCGTGCTGTCGCTTGGTATGAAAATATCTTAGATTTTCAACCTCAGCAGATGTTTAAAATCAAAACTGATCGCTCTGCTTTACACAGCCAAGTGATGGTTTCGCGTAACGGTAACGTACAAATACCTATTAATGAGCCAGCTTCTGGCAATTCCCAAATTCAAGAATTTTTAGATGTGAATCGAGGGGCAGGAATCCAACATATCGCCTTGAAAACAACCAATATTGTAAGTGCGATCGCTCAATTTCGTGCCTCTGGCCTATCCTTACTCTCAGTTCCTCAAACCTATTACAAGCGGTTACAACAGCGGCCAAGACTGCCACTATCATCTCAAGAATTTGAAGCGATCGCCCAACAAGAAATCTTAGTTGACTGGAAAGAAGATACTTCCCCAGAAGCGCAGCAGAATGTACCTTTACTACTGCAAATTTTCACTCAGCCCATTTTTGGACAGCCAACCTTTTTCTTTGAGTTTATTGAACGGCGTTACCAAGTACAAGGTTTTGGGGAAGGTAATTTTCGCGCCTTGGTTGAAGCGATTGAAAGTGAACAAATTAAACGTGATATGAGGGAGTAG
- a CDS encoding thioredoxin family protein: MTNDSPVKSESTLGARVRNFLIAIVAIALTVALFLGLRTETNSVSLSKLDNASIPLEVAMSNGKPSLVEFYADWCTVCQKMAPDMALLEEQYADKLNFVMLNVDNTKWLPEMLKYRVDGIPHFVFLSQNGETIAQAIGDQPRTIMASNLEALVTGSSLPYAQASGQVSKFSAPVAPTASKEDPRSHGSQVVN; the protein is encoded by the coding sequence ATGACAAATGATTCTCCCGTAAAGTCTGAATCCACATTAGGGGCGCGTGTAAGAAACTTCTTAATTGCTATTGTAGCGATCGCCCTTACTGTTGCCTTATTTCTGGGACTGCGAACTGAGACAAATTCAGTTTCTCTCAGTAAGTTAGACAATGCCTCCATACCGCTAGAAGTAGCTATGAGCAACGGCAAACCATCTCTAGTGGAGTTCTATGCTGATTGGTGTACAGTCTGCCAGAAAATGGCTCCAGACATGGCCTTACTGGAAGAACAGTATGCTGACAAGTTGAATTTTGTCATGCTGAATGTGGATAATACTAAGTGGCTGCCGGAAATGCTGAAATATCGGGTGGATGGCATTCCTCATTTTGTGTTTTTGAGCCAAAACGGGGAAACCATAGCGCAAGCTATAGGCGATCAACCCCGCACAATTATGGCTAGCAACTTAGAGGCTTTGGTTACTGGATCATCTCTCCCTTATGCTCAAGCTAGTGGACAAGTATCCAAATTCTCAGCCCCAGTAGCACCAACGGCTAGTAAAGAAGATCCTCGCAGTCATGGGAGCCAAGTTGTAAATTAA
- a CDS encoding sensor domain-containing diguanylate cyclase, with protein sequence MNNRASQTHKEPKVMEYLCLIPRLLSLVAEIFFTRSLNAKEAIVWLLRRFMPPKVSCLRFKHSSLKTQPALFPENEAERLKALENYNILDTLPEQAFDDLTALAAYICRTPIALISLVDADRQWFKSKVGLEISETPREWAFCSHAILQPKDILVITNATKDERFAKNPLVKGNPKIRFYAGVPLVTPNGLPIGTLCVIDIVPRRLSDKQLDALYRLSRQAIAHMELIQEVRKRQQAEMEVRQLSLTDELTGLYNRRGFFLLAEQQLKLAHRIKVSCWVIFIDLDGLKKINDTLGHDMGDAMLIDAAQLVKHSFRNSDIVARLGGDEFLVFASSPFSDADSIQARLQTNIARFNQQEKRSYQLSMSMGIECYLPESNMSLEQLIARADELMYAHKRLKRRPIN encoded by the coding sequence ATGAACAATAGAGCAAGCCAAACGCATAAAGAACCCAAAGTAATGGAATATCTCTGCCTAATTCCAAGGCTATTAAGTTTAGTTGCAGAGATATTTTTTACTCGCAGCCTTAATGCGAAAGAAGCAATTGTGTGGTTGCTGCGACGTTTTATGCCGCCGAAAGTTTCTTGCTTAAGATTCAAACACTCATCTTTGAAAACGCAACCTGCCCTTTTCCCTGAAAATGAAGCAGAAAGGCTCAAAGCCCTGGAAAACTACAATATTCTGGATACTCTTCCTGAACAAGCATTTGACGATCTAACTGCTCTTGCTGCTTATATTTGTAGAACTCCAATTGCTTTAATTAGCTTAGTTGACGCCGATCGCCAATGGTTTAAATCTAAAGTTGGTCTAGAAATCAGCGAAACACCAAGAGAGTGGGCTTTTTGCTCTCATGCTATTCTTCAACCAAAGGACATTTTAGTAATTACCAACGCTACTAAAGATGAGCGCTTTGCAAAAAATCCTTTAGTCAAAGGTAACCCCAAAATTCGTTTTTATGCAGGTGTACCACTCGTTACGCCTAATGGACTACCGATAGGGACGTTGTGTGTCATCGATATCGTTCCTCGTCGCCTGAGTGATAAGCAGTTAGATGCACTATACCGCTTGAGTCGTCAAGCGATCGCGCACATGGAGCTAATTCAGGAAGTTCGCAAACGACAACAAGCAGAAATGGAGGTAAGGCAGTTATCGCTGACTGATGAACTCACCGGCTTGTATAATCGACGTGGCTTTTTCCTACTGGCTGAACAACAGTTAAAACTTGCTCACCGAATTAAAGTATCGTGCTGGGTAATTTTCATTGATTTGGACGGGCTGAAAAAGATCAATGATACCCTTGGTCACGACATGGGAGATGCCATGCTTATTGATGCTGCTCAACTAGTCAAGCATAGTTTTCGTAATTCTGATATTGTTGCCCGTTTGGGTGGAGATGAATTTCTTGTTTTCGCATCCAGCCCTTTTAGCGACGCTGATAGTATTCAGGCGCGTTTGCAAACCAATATTGCCAGATTCAATCAACAGGAGAAGCGTAGTTATCAACTGTCGATGAGTATGGGAATAGAGTGTTATTTGCCAGAAAGCAATATGTCACTAGAACAACTGATTGCTAGAGCTGATGAGTTAATGTACGCTCACAAACGTCTTAAGCGACGGCCTATAAACTAA
- a CDS encoding DUF6737 family protein produces the protein MSEQKPLSPWNYKPWWCQPWSILLTGITVISTSWLLFKTIWLTVLVSIPILTWMGFFLLVWPQLIIRSGVLESYQKDNA, from the coding sequence ATGTCTGAACAAAAGCCTTTAAGTCCTTGGAACTACAAACCTTGGTGGTGTCAGCCCTGGTCTATACTGCTCACAGGGATAACAGTTATTAGTACTAGCTGGTTACTATTTAAAACTATCTGGTTAACAGTTCTTGTTTCGATTCCTATATTGACATGGATGGGCTTTTTCTTGCTAGTCTGGCCGCAATTAATTATCCGCAGTGGGGTTTTAGAATCGTATCAAAAAGACAATGCATAG
- the murG gene encoding undecaprenyldiphospho-muramoylpentapeptide beta-N-acetylglucosaminyltransferase, with protein sequence MADAPIKLLIAASGTGGHLFPAIALAQKLPDYEIEWLGVPNRLETQLVPQQYPLNTIAVEGFQQGFGFSSLRILGKLIGSILEVRRILKQGNFQGVFTTGGYIAGPAVIAARSLGLRVVFHESNALPGKVTRFFGPWCNAVAVGFEVAAKYLPRAKNVCVGTPVRSQFLDEEINVPLDLPIPDGVPLIVVFGGSQGAVAVNQLVRQSAQAWFDAGAYVVHLTGDRDPDAESLKHPQYIALPFYNNMAALLRRATLAISRSGAGSLTELAVCGVPAILIPYPFAAEDHQSYNADVFTKAGAALTFKQSELTAEVLQTQVLNLLKSPAELAKMGKNAKAIAVPDSAEKLAQLVREVVEM encoded by the coding sequence ATGGCAGACGCACCGATAAAATTACTAATAGCTGCCAGTGGAACTGGTGGACACTTGTTTCCAGCGATCGCACTGGCACAGAAACTACCAGATTATGAAATTGAATGGCTAGGCGTACCCAATCGGCTAGAAACTCAACTTGTTCCTCAACAGTATCCTTTGAATACTATTGCAGTTGAAGGGTTTCAGCAAGGGTTTGGATTTTCCTCCCTCCGCATTTTGGGTAAACTTATCGGTTCGATTCTGGAAGTCAGACGCATCCTCAAGCAAGGAAATTTTCAAGGAGTCTTTACCACGGGAGGTTATATTGCCGGGCCAGCAGTGATTGCGGCACGTTCTCTCGGTTTAAGAGTGGTTTTTCACGAATCTAATGCTTTACCCGGTAAAGTAACTCGCTTTTTTGGCCCTTGGTGTAATGCAGTAGCCGTAGGATTTGAAGTGGCTGCTAAGTATTTACCTCGCGCCAAAAATGTCTGTGTTGGTACTCCCGTTCGCTCGCAATTCCTGGACGAGGAGATTAATGTACCACTAGATTTACCCATTCCTGATGGCGTTCCCCTAATTGTCGTCTTTGGTGGTAGCCAAGGTGCAGTTGCTGTTAATCAGTTAGTGCGCCAGTCTGCTCAAGCTTGGTTTGATGCTGGTGCGTATGTAGTACATTTAACAGGCGATCGCGATCCTGATGCCGAGAGTCTCAAGCATCCGCAATACATCGCCCTACCCTTTTACAATAATATGGCGGCATTATTACGACGAGCTACTTTAGCAATTAGTCGTTCTGGTGCTGGTAGCTTGACAGAATTGGCAGTGTGTGGAGTGCCAGCAATTTTGATTCCTTATCCCTTTGCTGCGGAAGACCATCAATCTTATAATGCAGACGTATTTACGAAGGCTGGTGCGGCATTAACGTTTAAGCAATCAGAGTTAACGGCTGAAGTACTGCAAACTCAGGTGTTAAATTTGTTGAAATCACCAGCAGAGTTGGCAAAAATGGGGAAGAACGCAAAAGCGATCGCAGTTCCTGATAGTGCGGAAAAGCTAGCACAGTTAGTGCGCGAGGTCGTGGAGATGTAA
- a CDS encoding nuclear transport factor 2 family protein codes for MTNIILLLIRHQRKLTTSIWLILFLLTFGLSSGWQRAQASTPQQVAQASTPQNVPADLKNLLTQIDAAASQGNINGVMQFYSPNFTHGDGLNRKTLEKALTSLWQRYPNLRYSTQLKSWKTEGNGLIAETITSITGSPSANSNNLALNATITSRQRVTGAKIVRQDVLSERTLLTSGSKPPQVDIKLPQQVKVGQKYTFDAIVKEPLGDDFLLGSALEEPIQADKYLNPTSVDLQLLTSGGLFKTGQAPSTPGSQWVSAVILRGSGLTMVTQRLQVVK; via the coding sequence ATGACTAACATTATTCTCTTATTAATCAGACACCAAAGAAAGCTAACAACCAGCATCTGGCTGATTTTATTCCTGCTGACATTTGGTTTAAGTAGTGGTTGGCAACGCGCTCAAGCTAGTACACCGCAGCAAGTGGCACAAGCCAGTACCCCCCAAAATGTCCCCGCCGACCTGAAAAACCTGTTGACGCAAATCGATGCAGCCGCCAGCCAGGGAAATATCAACGGCGTAATGCAATTTTACAGCCCTAATTTCACTCACGGAGATGGCTTAAACCGTAAAACTCTGGAAAAAGCCTTGACTTCACTGTGGCAAAGGTATCCAAATTTACGCTACAGCACACAACTAAAATCTTGGAAAACTGAAGGTAATGGGCTGATTGCTGAAACAATAACCAGTATCACTGGTTCACCCTCTGCTAATAGTAATAATTTGGCTCTCAATGCTACCATTACATCGCGCCAGCGTGTTACAGGTGCAAAAATCGTTCGCCAAGATGTTTTGTCAGAACGCACCCTACTGACATCTGGTAGCAAGCCACCTCAAGTTGATATTAAATTACCACAGCAGGTAAAAGTCGGTCAGAAATATACTTTTGATGCGATCGTCAAAGAACCACTCGGCGATGATTTTCTCCTCGGTTCAGCTTTGGAAGAACCTATCCAAGCAGACAAATATCTCAACCCCACATCTGTAGATTTGCAATTACTTACCTCTGGCGGACTTTTTAAAACGGGACAAGCACCATCTACTCCTGGTAGCCAATGGGTTTCTGCGGTAATCCTTCGAGGTAGTGGGTTAACGATGGTAACTCAGCGCCTGCAAGTGGTGAAGTAG